Proteins from one Pelosinus sp. IPA-1 genomic window:
- a CDS encoding GlsB/YeaQ/YmgE family stress response membrane protein, producing the protein MLWFLLIGLISGWLAGMISRGGGFGLWGDLVTGVVGSFIGSFAFNLLGIGAYGTIGSIISATVGAIILLWVIRMFNVAAPAQKKK; encoded by the coding sequence ATGTTATGGTTTTTATTAATTGGATTGATCTCTGGATGGTTAGCTGGCATGATTTCCAGAGGTGGAGGTTTTGGTCTTTGGGGTGATTTGGTAACAGGTGTTGTAGGTTCTTTTATTGGTAGCTTTGCCTTTAATCTTTTGGGTATTGGCGCATATGGTACAATCGGATCGATAATTTCAGCTACTGTAGGAGCTATTATACTGTTATGGGTTATACGGATGTTTAACGTAGCAGCTCCTGCACAGAAGAAAAAATGA
- a CDS encoding carbohydrate kinase family protein, whose translation MSDEVTKMVDVVGIGVSTLDMFTVIDTFPKTREVQKAVTMVLDGGGPVATAMVTLAKLGANTVMIDNLGGDWSGSLILQDFKKYNVNTDCVEIFPEHSSSVANILVQKSTGIRAIIYHPGSVPELKDISKYSSVIQAAKVLHINGRHLDASLQAIDMAKKAGIKVSFDGGANRYHLGLRLIVPKVDICIVAKDFALAYTNETSIEYAGKMLLKNGPELVVITDGVNGSWVFSNDIGSFHQPAFKVKNVVDTTGCGDSYHGAFLYGLTHNMSLKKTSKFASAVAALNTQSFGGRKGLPSVETVEKFLLSYES comes from the coding sequence ATGTCTGATGAAGTTACTAAAATGGTAGATGTGGTAGGAATCGGGGTCTCAACGCTGGACATGTTTACAGTGATTGATACATTTCCGAAAACTAGAGAAGTGCAAAAAGCTGTAACTATGGTTCTCGATGGCGGCGGCCCAGTTGCTACGGCAATGGTGACATTGGCGAAGTTAGGTGCTAATACGGTTATGATTGATAATCTGGGAGGAGATTGGAGTGGTTCACTAATTTTACAAGACTTTAAAAAGTATAATGTTAACACAGATTGTGTAGAAATTTTCCCAGAACATTCTTCTTCTGTAGCCAATATATTGGTGCAAAAGAGCACGGGAATAAGAGCAATCATTTACCATCCCGGATCGGTTCCAGAGCTAAAAGATATTTCAAAGTATTCCTCCGTAATACAAGCAGCTAAAGTACTGCATATCAATGGTCGGCATTTAGATGCAAGTCTGCAGGCCATTGATATGGCGAAAAAAGCAGGAATCAAGGTATCATTTGATGGTGGTGCGAACCGATATCACCTTGGTTTGCGACTTATTGTCCCAAAGGTAGATATTTGTATTGTCGCCAAGGATTTTGCCCTTGCCTATACTAACGAAACTTCAATTGAATATGCTGGGAAAATGTTGCTGAAAAACGGCCCAGAGCTTGTCGTAATTACAGATGGAGTAAACGGCAGTTGGGTTTTTAGCAATGACATTGGTAGTTTTCATCAACCTGCCTTTAAGGTCAAAAATGTAGTAGATACAACAGGGTGTGGCGATAGTTATCATGGGGCATTCTTATATGGATTAACCCATAACATGTCATTGAAAAAAACATCCAAATTTGCTAGTGCAGTTGCTGCTCTTAATACACAATCCTTTGGCGGAAGAAAGGGATTGCCTTCAGTGGAAACTGTTGAGAAATTTTTATTAAGCTATGAGAGTTAA